From a region of the Pseudocalidococcus azoricus BACA0444 genome:
- a CDS encoding threo-3-hydroxy-L-aspartate ammonia-lyase, which produces MHNRLSPNPFMAPISKAVTAADILQASHRLQSIAHHTPVITSQTVDTLTQAQVFFKCENFQRTGSFKFRGAYNALCQLTDSQQQQGVLTYSSGNHAQALALAGKLLGIPITIVMPTDAPAVKLAATQQYGAEIILYDRNQTTRESLGQQLARERNLTIIPPYDHPHVIAGQGTTALELLQSVDALDVVLICCGGGGLLSGCAIALKEFVPTCRVIGVEPKLADDATRSFYSGQLQTVLNPPTIADGARTPSLGTYTFPIVLETVDQMLTVSEAVIVQAWRFLGTYLKLVVEPTGALATAALLELATSGAWAGQRIGVILSGGNVDLSDWFGRNSLS; this is translated from the coding sequence ATGCACAACCGATTAAGTCCCAACCCATTCATGGCTCCTATTTCCAAAGCTGTTACTGCTGCTGATATCCTCCAGGCCAGTCATCGCCTCCAATCCATTGCCCATCACACCCCTGTCATCACCTCCCAAACCGTTGATACCCTGACCCAAGCCCAAGTTTTCTTTAAGTGTGAAAATTTTCAACGGACAGGTTCCTTCAAATTCCGAGGAGCTTACAACGCCCTTTGTCAACTGACTGACAGCCAACAACAACAGGGAGTTTTAACCTACTCATCTGGAAACCATGCTCAGGCCCTTGCCCTTGCCGGAAAACTCTTAGGAATCCCCATCACCATTGTCATGCCTACCGATGCCCCTGCTGTCAAATTAGCTGCAACTCAGCAATATGGAGCCGAAATTATTCTCTATGACCGCAACCAGACCACCCGTGAAAGCCTTGGACAACAATTGGCTAGGGAACGCAACCTGACCATCATTCCGCCCTACGATCATCCCCATGTCATTGCGGGACAAGGAACCACGGCCCTAGAGCTTTTGCAATCCGTTGATGCTTTAGATGTAGTTTTAATCTGTTGTGGGGGTGGCGGACTCCTGTCTGGCTGTGCCATTGCCTTAAAGGAGTTTGTCCCAACCTGTCGCGTGATTGGCGTAGAACCCAAATTGGCTGATGACGCGACCCGTTCCTTCTATAGTGGTCAACTTCAAACCGTGTTGAATCCCCCCACAATTGCCGATGGAGCCAGAACCCCTAGCTTAGGAACCTATACCTTTCCCATTGTTTTAGAAACCGTGGATCAGATGTTAACCGTATCAGAAGCGGTCATTGTCCAGGCCTGGCGCTTTCTGGGAACCTATCTGAAACTGGTTGTTGAACCCACCGGAGCCTTAGCCACCGCTGCCCTCCTAGAACTCGCTACATCTGGGGCCTGGGCTGGACAACGAATTGGAGTCATTTTAAGCGGTGGTAATGTAGATTTATCCGACTGGTTCGGTCGTAACTCCCTGTCCTAA
- a CDS encoding choice-of-anchor I family protein — MADALTKIGGYVSSSGAEIAAFDPGSDRLFVVAGDGVEIINLADPTNPSKTTDLALDTSTLPSGFNLVPNSVAVGKVGTISAGIVAVALAVRDTLNNQQAGEVQFFRASDGSFLGKESVGYLPDMVTFTPDGTRVLTANEGEPNETYTSDPEGSVSIIDISGGIATATVQNATFMAFNAQQASLEAAGIRIFGQIFNDAGEVVRDSTVAEDVESEYITFNGDGTKAWVTLQENNAFAVVDIVTATVEQIIPLGFKDHSLPGNGLDASDRDVDGSSGAGGKINIQNWPLLGMYQPDAIASYTLGGQTYYVTANEGDARIRPTDNEAALDLLGLEEGDIFNEEIRVRDVTLDPTAFPNAETLQGNINLGRINITNTQGDIDGDGDFDQLYSYGARSFSIWDSNGNLVFDSGDDFEQITAAAFPDFFNASNSNNTLDNRSDNKGPEPEGVTVGAVGGRNYAFIGLERIGGVMVYDVTDPTAPIFVQYLNNRDFTADPESGATDSGPEGLLFIPAADSPNGENLLVVTNEVSKTVSVMEFNPPPSPFTLQLLHVTDQEATTPNSNITNLSAVLNALENQDADGNGAADYTNTLRLSSGDAIIPGLFYDASGPVFGSRGIADIQIQNELGFHAIAFGNHEFDFGTAAIAGLISGSTPGSLFGADFTGTNFPYLSSNLDFSTDPSLAPLVVPGGQAPQANTVTSSVIIDVNGENIGVIGATTPTLASISSPGGLTITPSPFNSTPTDEQIAALAAEIQLEVDTLLEANPRLNKIVLLSHMQQIEIEFRLAQLLENVDIIVAGGSNTRLFDENDRIRPGDSHQGEYPRFIANAGGTQTAVVNTDGSYKYVGRLVIEFDAAGNIIPTSYDPTVSGAYATDAEGVAALNAEDLVDPEIQAIVEAIEAQIITTESNTLGIADVFLNGNRSGTGTSTDPDGIRTQETNLGNLTADANLAEAKKTDPTVIVSIKNGGGIRDSIGEIIVPPGGTAAVRGPNTELVDSEGNVIKPEGGISQTDVQSALAFNNDLVLLTLTKTELLAILEHGVAALPSANGRFPQIAGVKFSFDPDQEQGNQIQNAGIFDDEDNLVAELLRDGLLVGDPEETFRIVTLGFLAASNFDSNGNFIGGGDSYPFPNLNTDPTKGALGDPAVIERVNLVELDAAGIKTGNATFAIDGTEQDALAEYLLDNFATVDTAFDQADVGPELDDRIQNLNFRADTVFEGTAEIDLENSNEEKGVIALTSPLLLSFQAITTNTSFVNELVVFKVEDSQGRVANGDGSIVSPDDQGNYLAAILNANTTRVVLSSLNSSDDLPNDFLSAFGNLEGLSSELLLDSAARLGFMLVVGGTLDDLRAGKDRDVLLSTQDEAQLTDLSNNEFSLVFGEGGSSSNDLIFNVSTSNFDNTINLANEADRVGRNVAINGATIEAIDLVNLNFDTNGDGIADDLTGRTANVGLTFYREAAYDNLIGFYIADAVTGAVNGVLPTGDPLAYAQAAFDNAVASFNAPLNESKLDISLQNLAFGNLILPFIISNGTTPNADFSNMYIPFLSLNQDGIDHIRLLGSGVFGFEDLPGGGDQDFDDIIAQITTVTVNP, encoded by the coding sequence ATGGCAGACGCTTTAACGAAAATTGGCGGCTATGTTAGCAGCAGTGGGGCCGAAATTGCCGCCTTTGATCCGGGCAGCGATCGTCTTTTTGTGGTAGCTGGGGACGGGGTGGAAATTATTAACCTGGCGGATCCCACCAATCCCAGCAAAACTACTGATTTAGCTCTAGATACCAGCACATTACCCAGCGGATTTAACCTTGTTCCCAACAGTGTCGCGGTGGGTAAAGTGGGCACTATCAGCGCAGGAATTGTGGCGGTTGCCCTGGCAGTCCGGGATACCCTGAATAACCAACAGGCCGGAGAAGTACAGTTCTTCCGAGCGTCAGATGGGAGTTTCTTGGGCAAGGAGTCCGTAGGATATTTGCCTGATATGGTGACCTTCACCCCCGATGGTACTAGGGTGTTAACTGCCAATGAAGGAGAACCGAACGAAACCTACACCAGCGATCCCGAAGGTTCCGTTAGCATTATTGACATTTCTGGTGGCATCGCAACAGCTACCGTACAAAATGCAACCTTCATGGCCTTTAATGCCCAACAGGCCAGCCTAGAAGCCGCCGGGATTCGTATTTTTGGGCAGATTTTTAATGATGCAGGCGAAGTAGTCCGTGACTCTACAGTTGCAGAAGATGTAGAGTCGGAATACATCACCTTCAATGGAGATGGCACTAAGGCTTGGGTAACGTTGCAGGAAAACAATGCCTTTGCTGTAGTGGATATTGTCACGGCAACCGTAGAGCAGATTATCCCCCTAGGTTTTAAAGACCATAGTTTACCGGGCAATGGCCTGGATGCCAGCGATCGGGATGTGGATGGCAGTAGTGGGGCGGGGGGAAAGATCAATATCCAAAATTGGCCCCTTTTGGGAATGTATCAACCCGATGCAATCGCGTCCTATACCCTGGGCGGGCAAACCTACTATGTCACCGCTAACGAAGGAGATGCCCGGATTCGCCCGACAGATAATGAAGCAGCCCTCGACTTATTAGGTCTGGAAGAAGGGGATATTTTCAACGAAGAAATTAGAGTGCGTGATGTAACCCTTGACCCTACAGCTTTCCCCAACGCCGAGACCCTACAGGGAAATATCAACTTAGGGCGCATTAACATTACCAACACCCAAGGCGATATCGATGGGGATGGAGACTTTGACCAACTCTATTCCTACGGTGCCCGTTCCTTCTCGATCTGGGACAGTAATGGAAACCTGGTGTTTGACAGTGGTGATGACTTTGAACAAATTACGGCTGCTGCTTTCCCTGACTTCTTCAACGCGAGCAATAGCAACAACACCCTCGATAATCGGAGTGACAACAAAGGGCCAGAACCCGAAGGAGTTACAGTCGGAGCGGTCGGTGGACGTAACTATGCCTTCATTGGCTTGGAACGGATTGGCGGGGTCATGGTCTATGACGTAACCGATCCTACCGCCCCTATATTTGTGCAGTATCTCAACAATCGAGACTTTACAGCAGACCCTGAATCCGGTGCGACCGACTCCGGCCCGGAAGGATTATTGTTCATTCCTGCTGCGGACAGTCCCAATGGTGAAAACCTATTAGTCGTCACCAATGAAGTTAGTAAGACGGTGAGTGTAATGGAGTTCAACCCTCCTCCGTCTCCGTTTACCCTGCAACTGCTCCACGTCACGGATCAGGAGGCAACAACCCCTAACTCGAATATCACCAATCTGTCAGCAGTCCTTAATGCTCTGGAAAATCAGGATGCAGATGGAAATGGTGCGGCGGACTATACCAACACCCTACGCCTCTCTTCCGGTGATGCCATCATTCCGGGACTGTTCTATGATGCTTCCGGCCCCGTCTTCGGCTCGCGTGGGATTGCCGATATTCAGATTCAAAATGAACTGGGTTTTCACGCAATTGCTTTTGGGAACCACGAATTTGACTTTGGTACCGCAGCGATTGCTGGCCTGATCAGCGGTTCTACACCGGGTAGTCTTTTTGGGGCTGACTTTACCGGGACAAACTTCCCCTACCTCTCTAGCAACCTCGATTTTTCTACCGACCCTAGCCTTGCGCCTTTGGTCGTACCAGGTGGGCAAGCTCCCCAGGCCAATACAGTCACGTCCTCAGTGATCATTGATGTCAATGGAGAAAATATTGGGGTGATCGGAGCTACTACCCCTACCCTAGCTAGCATCTCTTCTCCGGGCGGTCTCACTATTACACCCAGTCCGTTTAACTCCACACCCACAGATGAGCAAATTGCTGCTCTGGCCGCAGAGATTCAGCTTGAAGTGGATACCCTACTGGAAGCGAATCCCAGACTGAACAAGATTGTGCTGTTATCCCACATGCAGCAGATCGAGATTGAATTTCGTCTGGCTCAACTCCTAGAGAACGTGGACATTATTGTGGCGGGTGGGTCTAATACCCGTCTATTTGATGAGAATGATCGCATCCGGCCTGGAGATAGCCACCAAGGTGAGTATCCTCGCTTCATTGCTAATGCGGGCGGCACTCAAACCGCTGTAGTCAACACCGATGGCAGCTATAAGTATGTAGGCCGTTTAGTCATTGAATTTGATGCTGCGGGTAACATCATCCCTACAAGCTATGACCCCACGGTTTCTGGTGCTTATGCCACAGATGCAGAAGGGGTAGCTGCTCTTAATGCTGAAGATCTGGTTGATCCGGAGATTCAAGCAATTGTCGAAGCGATTGAAGCCCAGATCATCACCACCGAATCTAACACTCTCGGAATTGCGGATGTGTTCCTCAACGGTAATCGCTCCGGTACTGGCACCAGCACTGATCCGGACGGGATTCGTACCCAAGAAACCAACCTAGGAAATTTGACCGCCGATGCTAATTTAGCAGAAGCGAAGAAAACCGATCCGACAGTTATTGTTTCCATCAAGAACGGGGGTGGGATTCGGGACTCAATTGGTGAAATTATTGTTCCTCCCGGTGGAACTGCTGCTGTGCGTGGCCCCAACACAGAACTAGTGGATAGTGAAGGCAATGTTATCAAGCCCGAAGGCGGTATCAGTCAAACGGATGTACAGTCTGCCCTGGCCTTCAATAATGACCTAGTGCTGCTGACCCTGACCAAAACAGAGTTACTCGCCATACTAGAGCATGGTGTCGCTGCGCTGCCGAGTGCTAACGGTCGCTTTCCCCAAATCGCTGGTGTGAAGTTCTCCTTTGACCCCGATCAAGAGCAAGGAAATCAGATTCAGAATGCAGGTATCTTTGACGATGAAGATAACCTGGTGGCTGAACTGCTGCGAGATGGACTACTGGTCGGTGATCCGGAGGAAACTTTCCGTATTGTCACCCTAGGCTTCCTTGCGGCCTCTAACTTTGATAGCAATGGCAACTTTATCGGCGGCGGGGATAGCTACCCCTTCCCAAACTTGAACACTGACCCGACTAAGGGTGCTCTTGGCGATCCTGCTGTGATTGAACGGGTTAACTTGGTGGAACTGGATGCCGCAGGAATCAAAACAGGTAACGCCACCTTCGCTATTGATGGTACGGAACAAGATGCCCTGGCAGAATACCTGCTGGACAACTTTGCTACGGTTGACACGGCCTTTGATCAAGCAGATGTTGGCCCTGAGTTAGACGATCGGATTCAAAACCTCAACTTCCGGGCAGATACGGTATTCGAGGGAACTGCGGAAATTGATTTGGAAAATAGCAATGAAGAGAAGGGAGTCATTGCTCTCACCAGTCCTTTACTCCTGAGCTTCCAAGCAATTACGACCAACACATCCTTTGTGAATGAACTAGTGGTCTTCAAGGTTGAGGATAGTCAAGGTCGGGTTGCCAACGGTGATGGCAGTATCGTTAGTCCTGATGATCAGGGAAACTATTTAGCAGCTATTCTCAATGCCAACACGACCAGGGTTGTCCTTTCATCCCTCAACAGTTCAGATGATTTACCCAATGACTTCCTCAGTGCGTTTGGGAATTTGGAGGGTTTGAGCAGTGAACTCTTGCTTGACTCTGCCGCCAGACTCGGTTTTATGCTGGTGGTTGGTGGCACTTTGGATGATCTGAGGGCAGGGAAGGATCGGGATGTTCTCCTCTCTACCCAAGATGAGGCGCAATTAACTGACCTGAGCAACAACGAATTTTCCCTGGTATTTGGTGAAGGTGGTAGTAGCTCTAATGACCTCATCTTTAATGTCAGCACCTCCAACTTTGATAACACGATCAATCTAGCGAATGAAGCTGATCGAGTAGGTCGTAACGTGGCTATCAATGGTGCAACTATTGAGGCAATCGATTTAGTGAACTTGAACTTTGATACCAATGGAGATGGCATCGCAGATGACCTGACTGGTCGAACAGCTAATGTTGGGCTAACGTTTTATCGAGAAGCTGCTTACGATAACTTGATTGGCTTTTATATTGCGGATGCTGTTACGGGTGCGGTTAATGGAGTTCTTCCCACAGGCGATCCTCTTGCTTATGCTCAGGCTGCTTTTGATAATGCCGTTGCTAGTTTCAATGCGCCCCTTAACGAGAGCAAGCTGGACATTAGTCTCCAAAATCTTGCCTTTGGCAACCTGATTCTGCCCTTTATCATTTCCAATGGCACAACACCTAACGCTGACTTCAGCAATATGTACATCCCCTTCCTAAGTCTTAATCAGGATGGAATAGACCACATTCGTCTATTGGGAAGTGGCGTGTTTGGCTTTGAGGATTTGCCTGGTGGTGGTGATCAGGACTTTGATGACATCATTGCTCAAATTACAACGGTTACGGTTAACCCCTAG
- the nadA gene encoding quinolinate synthase NadA has product MFATLAPPRPTLDPPALVAAIQALKTELNAVILAHYYQEPGIQDVADYIGDSLGLSQQAAQTSAQVIVFAGVHFMAETAKILNPDKQVLLPDLDAGCSLADSCPAAEFAAFKAAHPNHLVISYINCTAEVKALSDIICTSANAVKIVQQIPTDQPIIFAPDRNLGRYVMAQTGRELLLWEGSCIVHETFSEKRIIALGLDYPDAKLIAHPECEPAILRHADYIGSTTALLHYTQTSPEQTFIVATESGIIHQMQRANPEKTYIPAPSISNCNCNECPYMRLNTLEKLYYCMANQSPEVTVPPNIAAAARKPIQRMLELSRT; this is encoded by the coding sequence GTGTTTGCAACCCTTGCTCCCCCCAGGCCAACCCTCGATCCCCCGGCCTTAGTTGCGGCGATCCAGGCCCTGAAGACAGAACTCAATGCGGTGATTTTGGCCCACTACTACCAGGAGCCAGGCATTCAGGATGTGGCGGATTACATCGGGGATTCTTTGGGGTTATCCCAACAGGCTGCCCAAACCTCAGCTCAGGTGATTGTCTTTGCCGGGGTACACTTCATGGCTGAGACGGCCAAAATTTTGAATCCTGATAAACAGGTGTTACTTCCCGATTTAGATGCCGGTTGTTCTCTGGCGGATAGTTGTCCGGCGGCAGAATTTGCGGCCTTTAAGGCGGCCCACCCCAATCACCTAGTCATTTCCTATATCAATTGCACGGCAGAGGTGAAAGCCCTCAGTGATATTATCTGCACCAGTGCCAACGCCGTTAAAATCGTCCAGCAGATTCCCACGGATCAACCGATTATTTTTGCCCCTGACCGTAATTTAGGCCGCTATGTGATGGCCCAAACCGGGCGAGAGTTGCTGCTTTGGGAGGGCAGTTGTATTGTCCATGAAACTTTTTCCGAAAAACGGATTATTGCACTGGGCCTGGACTATCCTGATGCCAAACTGATTGCCCACCCTGAATGTGAACCCGCCATTCTGCGCCATGCGGACTATATTGGCTCAACGACTGCTCTGCTGCACTATACCCAAACTAGCCCGGAACAGACCTTTATTGTCGCCACTGAGTCAGGCATTATTCATCAAATGCAGCGGGCTAACCCTGAGAAAACCTATATTCCGGCCCCATCCATTAGTAATTGCAATTGTAATGAATGTCCCTATATGCGGCTGAATACCCTGGAAAAGCTCTATTACTGTATGGCGAACCAGTCTCCAGAAGTTACCGTTCCCCCAAACATTGCCGCGGCGGCCCGCAAACCGATTCAGCGTATGTTAGAACTGAGTCGCACTTGA
- a CDS encoding 2OG-Fe(II) oxygenase, protein MARLLLGEPAPWFTLPSSVNPQYNIDTVGGHRTILLFLGHCSAPTIKRVLEGFLTLQTELATERIPLFIISIDPHDQPLQSLVDPNGYCKFLWDFEQDVSRLYGVIQTDKKGQDQYHPQAFILSQRLQIVGIFPIQGQANFPAQIVDLARKLPPDPPLTIATPQAPVLFVPHVLEPSLCQKLIALYEADGGRPSGFMRQVDGKTVEIMDDGFKRRRDLLITDEQLLAHLNALMARRLRPEIRKAFQFDITRFERYLVACYEEESQGFFNRHRDDTTKGTAHRRFAMTLNLNTGDYEGGYLRFPEFGPHLYRPGVGEAVIFSCSLLHEATPVTQGRRYVLLNFFYDEPAAQIRSQNLEFVLLSDLPPSPATKPEQ, encoded by the coding sequence ATGGCCAGACTTCTCCTTGGTGAACCCGCCCCCTGGTTTACCTTACCCAGTTCCGTTAATCCCCAATACAACATTGATACAGTGGGCGGTCATCGGACAATTTTGCTGTTCTTAGGTCATTGCAGTGCGCCAACCATCAAGCGGGTTTTAGAAGGGTTTCTGACTCTCCAAACCGAACTAGCCACCGAGCGCATCCCTCTTTTTATCATCAGTATTGACCCCCATGATCAGCCCCTCCAGTCCCTGGTTGATCCTAATGGCTATTGCAAATTTCTTTGGGATTTTGAGCAAGATGTGAGCCGCCTATATGGGGTGATTCAAACCGATAAAAAAGGGCAAGACCAATATCATCCTCAAGCTTTTATCCTGAGTCAACGGCTGCAAATTGTCGGAATTTTTCCCATCCAAGGCCAAGCCAATTTTCCAGCCCAAATTGTTGATCTTGCCCGGAAACTCCCCCCAGACCCGCCCTTAACTATTGCCACGCCCCAGGCCCCAGTTTTATTTGTCCCCCATGTTCTTGAACCTAGCCTTTGTCAAAAACTAATTGCCCTCTATGAAGCGGATGGCGGTCGGCCCTCTGGATTTATGCGACAAGTGGATGGCAAAACTGTAGAAATTATGGATGATGGCTTTAAGCGGCGACGAGATTTACTGATTACGGATGAACAATTGCTGGCCCACCTCAATGCCTTAATGGCCCGCCGTCTGCGCCCGGAAATTCGCAAAGCCTTTCAGTTTGACATAACCCGCTTTGAACGATACCTGGTGGCCTGTTATGAGGAGGAAAGCCAGGGATTTTTTAATCGCCATCGAGATGATACTACCAAAGGCACCGCTCACCGCCGTTTTGCCATGACCCTCAATCTGAACACGGGTGACTATGAAGGGGGGTATCTGCGGTTTCCCGAATTTGGGCCTCACCTCTATCGGCCTGGCGTTGGTGAAGCTGTGATTTTTTCCTGTTCCCTCCTCCACGAAGCTACCCCTGTCACCCAAGGCCGCCGCTATGTCCTCCTCAACTTTTTCTATGATGAACCTGCTGCCCAAATCCGTTCACAAAATCTTGAGTTTGTTCTACTTTCCGATTTACCTCCTTCCCCAGCCACTAAGCCAGAACAATAA
- a CDS encoding glutaminase, translated as MAITSRDRLNQLDLLQLERWAESVQGKKLSGKILERLPSDPQEATVAVASLDDHHLAWGTTGATFPLMSVVKPFLLLYLLETLGAEVVFQKVGMQPSDRPYNSVVELEIDQGWPRNPMINSGAICLASLLPGESATARCEAFRQWLNQVSGAQLVLDQQVLAQVNAHPNWQNRGITHLLNLAGHFEHPQLVLDSYNQICCLRTTVTDLAALGLVLAGKNPQIGPKHRQLVNGIMLTCGLYEDSAQMMAQIGLPMKSGVSGAMVAIIPQAGAIAVYSPLLDETGNSVWSLALLEEISQSLELSILG; from the coding sequence GTGGCCATAACATCTCGAGATCGGTTAAATCAACTTGACCTGTTGCAATTGGAGAGGTGGGCAGAATCCGTTCAAGGTAAAAAACTTTCCGGAAAAATACTCGAACGCTTACCCAGTGATCCCCAAGAAGCCACTGTTGCCGTCGCCAGCCTCGATGATCATCACTTGGCCTGGGGCACTACTGGGGCAACCTTTCCGCTGATGAGTGTGGTCAAGCCATTTTTATTACTCTACTTACTGGAAACCTTAGGGGCTGAAGTCGTTTTTCAAAAAGTTGGGATGCAGCCCTCAGACCGGCCCTATAACTCGGTGGTGGAATTGGAAATTGATCAGGGCTGGCCCCGTAATCCGATGATTAACAGTGGAGCTATTTGTCTGGCGAGTTTATTGCCGGGGGAGTCCGCAACTGCCAGATGTGAAGCCTTCAGGCAATGGCTAAATCAGGTCTCTGGGGCCCAACTCGTCCTTGATCAGCAGGTTTTAGCCCAAGTCAATGCCCATCCCAACTGGCAAAATCGGGGAATTACTCACCTGTTAAATTTGGCGGGTCATTTTGAGCATCCCCAGTTAGTCTTGGATAGTTACAATCAAATTTGCTGTTTACGGACAACGGTAACCGATTTAGCGGCCCTTGGCCTGGTTCTGGCGGGAAAAAATCCCCAGATTGGCCCCAAACATCGGCAGTTAGTGAATGGGATTATGCTCACCTGCGGACTGTACGAAGACTCGGCCCAAATGATGGCCCAAATTGGCCTACCCATGAAGTCAGGGGTGAGTGGAGCCATGGTTGCTATTATTCCCCAGGCCGGTGCCATAGCTGTGTATAGTCCTCTCTTGGATGAGACGGGTAATTCTGTCTGGAGCTTGGCCCTATTGGAAGAAATCTCACAGAGCTTGGAGTTGAGTATTTTAGGCTAA
- a CDS encoding bifunctional folylpolyglutamate synthase/dihydrofolate synthase, which translates to MSQKIVDQLLGNYGRFGVRLGLETIQALLKELGNPQAHVPIIHVAGTNGKGSVCAYLSAMLTAAGYRVGCYTSPHLVDWTERISLNQAAIASKDLVTLLEDVIAATTALEESPTQFEIITAVAWLYFARQKVDIAVIEVGLGGRLDATNVCDLPLVTVITSIGRDHWQRLGHTLAEIATEKAGILKPHRPAIIGPMPTVAQSVILERAQALHCPILTPAPAEYLSGIFTQQAWGMWRDYRFPLPLAGDVQLVNAALALATIDCLKSQGWQISDQAVTTGMAKTRWPGRLQWLVWRGRQILLDGAHNEPAAHLLRQYLDQQGLAPVTWMIGILASKDAQALLTALLRPQDHLHLVPIPGHDAFNPMELKTLAETIGHDLPVVMTHPDLATALQATHTPHPTPQPLVLTGSLYLIGEFLREKNRLLESMP; encoded by the coding sequence GTGAGCCAAAAAATTGTTGATCAATTGCTGGGCAACTATGGGCGGTTTGGGGTGCGCTTGGGGTTAGAAACCATCCAGGCCCTCCTCAAGGAACTTGGCAATCCCCAGGCCCATGTGCCGATCATTCATGTTGCGGGTACAAATGGCAAAGGGTCGGTTTGTGCCTATCTATCGGCCATGTTGACCGCAGCCGGTTATCGCGTGGGTTGTTATACCTCCCCCCATTTGGTGGATTGGACAGAACGGATCAGCCTGAATCAAGCGGCCATTGCTTCCAAGGATTTGGTCACGCTCTTGGAGGATGTAATTGCTGCTACCACTGCCTTAGAGGAAAGTCCGACCCAGTTTGAAATCATTACGGCTGTGGCCTGGCTGTATTTTGCCCGCCAAAAGGTAGATATTGCTGTCATTGAAGTGGGACTAGGGGGGCGGTTAGATGCGACCAATGTGTGTGATTTGCCCCTTGTGACTGTAATTACTTCGATCGGTCGGGATCATTGGCAGCGTTTAGGCCATACCTTGGCGGAAATTGCGACAGAAAAAGCTGGCATTCTTAAGCCCCACCGCCCTGCCATCATTGGCCCCATGCCGACTGTGGCCCAAAGTGTGATCCTCGAACGCGCCCAGGCCCTCCATTGTCCGATCCTCACCCCTGCACCAGCCGAATATCTGAGTGGGATTTTTACGCAACAGGCCTGGGGAATGTGGCGCGACTATCGGTTCCCCCTCCCCTTAGCGGGTGATGTGCAACTGGTGAATGCGGCCTTAGCCCTAGCCACGATTGACTGCTTAAAGTCTCAAGGTTGGCAGATTTCTGACCAGGCCGTCACCACGGGGATGGCCAAAACTCGCTGGCCAGGACGGTTACAATGGCTGGTCTGGCGGGGACGACAAATCCTCCTAGACGGGGCCCACAACGAACCAGCCGCCCACCTACTCCGGCAATATTTAGATCAACAGGGCCTCGCTCCCGTCACCTGGATGATCGGAATTCTCGCCAGCAAAGATGCCCAAGCCCTTCTCACCGCCCTCTTACGCCCCCAGGATCATCTTCATCTCGTTCCCATCCCAGGCCATGATGCCTTCAACCCAATGGAGTTAAAAACCCTAGCCGAAACGATTGGCCATGATTTGCCCGTGGTGATGACCCATCCTGATTTAGCCACTGCCCTCCAGGCCACCCACACCCCACACCCCACACCCCAGCCCCTCGTTTTAACGGGGTCTCTTTATTTGATTGGTGAATTCCTGAGAGAGAAAAATAGGCTGCTTGAATCCATGCCTTAA